AAGGATGAAGAAAAGTCCCCAGAAAGATGGGACTGAGAAGCTACACCCTCATATCTGGTCTTCCTAATAGTCTTAGCACTGTGTTTTTAATGGTAGACTTTTCCATATTATCCTGGATGAAGAGAGTATCTATAAAGCTTTTTCTCCCCAGCCCCATCAATGCATAGCCCCAAAAAGAAATCAACTTTTGTTGTTTAAAGTTACTGAGAGTTTGTGtggtttgttactgcagcataatgTAGTCCAATTTATTAACTCAAAACTGGATGTGGAAGAAGAGCACTGCTGTAACAAAAACTCCAAAATACATGGcattaaataaaaactacagtgaaCTACCAAAGAACAAATGCTAGAAAAGGTGTGGAAAAAATGGAAccttcctatactgttggtgggaatctaGGTTGGTGCACTccctgtggaaaatagtatggaggttcctcagaaaactaaaaatagagttaccatgtgatGCAGCAATCctgctcctgggcatatatctgaccaaaataataattcaaaaatatgcatGCACCCTtaagttcatagcaacactattcacagtagtgaagacatagaaacaacctaaatgtccatcaacataaaGCAGATTTGGTccatgtatataatggaatactactcagccataaaaaagaatgaaataatgccatctgcagcagcatggatgcaactagagattatcatactaagtgaagtaaatcagaaagagaaaaacaaataccatacgatACCACTAAAATGTGGACAcgaatgaacctatctatgaaacagaaacagaatcatggacacagagaacagactagtgattgccaagggggaggaagtttgtggagggagggggtgggagtttggggttagcaaatgtaagcttttatatacagaatggataaacaacaaggtcctcctgtataatatagaactatattcaatatcctatgatgaaccataatattttaaaaagaatatatatatatatgtatatatatataaataactgagtcactgtgctgaacagcaaaattaacacaacattgcaaatcaactatatttcaataaaaacaatttaatgcATTGCATTAGTTTAAGGATGAGATGGTGGCAATGAGAAAGATGTTATTAGAGGCTGGAAGAATCCACAGGGGAGGCTGATAAGTTGTCCTTTAATTTATAGGTCTCTGGAACGAAAGGAGCCACATACAGATCTGATGGAGAGAAAaccatgtgtgtacatatgtccaCAATAGTACCTAGGAagaataagtgctcaataaatattagctattgtaTTTTATTGAAAGCTTTACATAGATGCCACTCGTACCCCCACATCATATCCCCTTGCCCCCCTGATTTCTACTCCTATTCAGACACAACTGTAAAAGTCTAGGAACTCTGAGTGGTACATGGTTTTCTATCCATCAGATCTGCATGTGTCTCCTCCTGTTCCAGATACCTGTAAACTAAATAACAAATTATCAGCACCCCCCCGCCATGGGTCCTTCCAGCCTCTAATAGCATCTTTGTCATTGCCCACTATCATCCCTAGACGAAtgccatgtattttattttggccCACAGCTACAGAGAGTAGCCCTGTGCTTGTTCAGATTTACCTCTGTTGATAGAGGTACACAGTGAATTCATTctgcatttctattttcttaccGGTAATATGGAAGCCTATTCAATCCATAGGCAAAAACAGTCCAGAGACATAAGGGAATGATTGCCCCCAGTAGCAAcccttggaaaaggcaatggcaccccactccagtactcttgcttggaaaatcccatggacggaggagcctgataggctgaaGTCTATGGGTTCGTGAAGAGTCATTCACGACTatgcgacttcacttccacttttcactttcatgcattggagaaggaaatggcaacccactccagtgttcttgcctggagaatcccagggacggtggaggctgatgggctgctgtctatggggtcgcacagagtcggacacgactgaagcgacttagcagcaggagcaaccCTCCTGCTCAAAACTGTCCAAAGATTTCTCTGCGGCTTGAACAAGATCCAAAGTCCCTGCAGTTTAAATAAGATCCAAACTTATTATCAGATCCTcgaaaaatgtatataatattgtCCCTTCCAGTCATTTTGATCTCAACTCTCATATTCTCCTGTCCACTCATTAAGTTCCAGCTGCACTGGCCTTCTTGATGTTTTTGAAACACATCAAGCTTGTTACTGCCTGAAGACCTTTGTACTTGCTATTACTTTTTCTGGGAATACACTTCCCTTAACTCTTTTATGATTGACATTTCATCAGTCAGAACTCAGCCCAAATGATATCTGAGATAAGTCTTCTTTGAccattctttattaaaaaaaaaaaaagaatgcctgtAGCCTTATGTTAGTATGGtcccttttcttcatagcacATATTATGATCTGCAACTCTATTAATTCACTCATTAGTTTGTTTGGACATTTTCAGAAATCACTACCAGAAGAAAAGTTCACATAGGCAGAGACTTCATCTTGTTTGTTCACTGATGTTTCTTCAAAGCCTAGAACACTCCTTGGTATGCAGTAAATCCTcaagaagtatttattgaatataatAACACAACTCTCcagtttacagataagaaaatgtgGATCTGAGAGTTTGAGTTACTTTCCCAAAGTTTTACAGAATTTCTTACAGGTGTGCCTGATTCTAAATCCTACTGCCTTTTGCTTCAACAAGTTAACTGTCAAAAGTGAAGTGTCAGACAGCAGGCAGGGCTAGGTGGTGAGCCGGTGTTGGATTCTATCACGGAGGCAATCAAAGCCAAAAAGACATACGGATCACACTTTCCCCCAAGAGCCCTGAATTTTCAATGGAACAAGATACTTGAGAAATCTATTGATCTCCCATTTTTGTTATGCTGTATAGGTGACGAGGATCAACGGAGATTTGTACTTTACTACGCACAACCTTGCAACCTCAATTTGTATTTCCACCCAGATTCCCACAACTTTATAGAATGCACTGCTCTGAGTGCCCACACCTTACCTAATTTAGTGCCACCGTTTGTGACAGTTCTGCTTTCCCAGCTCCTTCCAATTCAGAGAAACAtctctcctctcctgctccctGCTCAGGAAACCAGCACGCCCCACCCAGCTATCCTCTTACTGAACGTCTGACAAGTACATTGGCCCACAGTCCGCGAAGGGGCGGGGCTTCTGTCTCGGGGGCTCTTCAAAAGGGATCCGAGGTCTGAGCAGTTTCTATCCCTCTCCAGGCCTCCTTCCCCAAGCCTGTGCTTTCCTgcctgctttctttttcctttctggctcAGCTTGGGACAGAGGCTCATTCCAGAGGAGCCTCAGGTCTTGCATTTTAATAGCAGTGATGGAAAAACATGAGAATGTTTCCTGGATGTACCAACAGGAACTGAAAGATCCTTTCAAGAAATACCTGAACAACACAGATGACTACCTAGCTTTGCTCTGCGGGCCTCGTCGCAGCCACCTCTTCCTCCCGGTGACTGCGGTGTATGCTCTGATTTTTGTGGTGGGGGTCGTTGGCAATCTCCTGGTGTGCTTGGTGATTCTTCGGCACCAGACGATGAAGACCCCCACCAATTACTACCTCTTCAGCTTGGCTGTCTCCGACCTCCTAGTCTTGCTTCTCGGGATGCCCCTGGAAGTCTATGAGATGTGGCGCAACTACCCCTTCCTGTTTGGGCCGGTGGGCTGCTACTTCAAGACGGCCCTCTTCGAGACCGTGTGTTTCGCCTCCATCCTCAGCGTCACCACCGTCAGCGTGGAGCGCTATGTAGCCGTCCTCCACCCGTTCCGCGCCAAACTAAAGAGCACCCGGGGCAGGGCCCTTCGCATCCTTGGCATCGTCTGGGGCctctctgttctcttttctctgcccAACACCAGCATCCATGGCATCAAACTCCACTACTTTCCCAATGGGTCCATCATCCCCGGCTCTGCCACCTGTACAGTCATCAAGCCCATGTGGATCTATAATTTCATTATCCAGGTCACCTCCCTCCTCTTCTACATCCTCCCCATGACAGTCATCAGTGTCCTCTACTACCTCATGGGGCTCAAGGTGAGTATCCAAGCTGGCTGCAACCCTTAGGGCGGcgttccttctcttttctctaagTTCTGagaaacacttagaactggaGAAATTCAGAACTGGAAGGGACCTTAGAGAAAAACAGGGTGAACTCAGAGGGGAAACTCAGAAGTTAACAGGCTGGCTTTCAGTTGGACAGACAGTAACCACAGCTATAAACCACTTCCTTTAACTCACCTTTCATCATTCTTCCCTCTGTAACTGTGGTTCTCAAACCTAGGTATTCCTACCAATCACCTTGAAACTTTACCATGCGAACTGATGTGTGAGTCACTTCCTACAGAGAagtctgattcagtaggtctgggatagAGCTTCATTTTAAATAGCACAAGACAGCCACCCCTGGAGAGACTGTTTCATATCCTGTGGTCTCTTTCCTGCCCTCACCTGTTTTGCCTGCATTGAAATTTTCCTCTGCACCAACTTGgtctgaatataaaataaactatcCCTGTGTAGTTTATACTCCAAGACAGATATACAGTTTTAAAGTCAGACACTTCCTTGTGGTGGTTGCTTTGATCCTTTCGTGGAAATATcagattaaaatgcaaaaatatggcCTGAGTGAAATCAACTGGACAAGTGGAGTTTGAAGGACAAAGAGGTAAACAGAGTGCCTAAAACAGATTAGAAGACAGTGTGAATAAGATATAGCTGGaattaatagaatattattaCTTAGTTTGTAACATTTTATAATTAGAGTTTACCTTCATGTGCTCATGGTGataaacttctttctttctttttttctggatctAAATTATCTGaaactgttgttttgtttttaatgaaaggagAAGTGAGTCTATATGATTCCTTTCCTGGTATATTCTGCATCAAAAATCACAGAGAGGAAAGCTAAACATGAGAGTTTTATACCCATTTAGGGAGGTAGTTATGTAGGAAATAGTCATGAGACCATTTAGACTCCCACGTATGAAGCTCATATATAAGATGCCTTCAGGTAATGTCTCACAATTCTCTCTTGGAATTAgtttctatatttataaaatgagaagtttACATCAGATCTTATGTATTAGCACTCCTGATCACTCTAACAGTCTGTGGTtccttaagaaaaggaaaagggaatctTTGAGTGGGAGCAATGTGAGTTATaagtgaaaggaaaacaaaacaggcaTCACATTCACATTCTATGTTGTAAGATGGCTCTGGTACCATGTATTATGTGATAATTAATATACTCCCATCTCAGTGCATCTCTGAGAAAGTTGTGTGTCAAAAATGAGTGTCCCACAGGCGGTCCTTTCGAATAAATACTGTGCCTAAAGTGAATGGTAAAGTCTAAGGAGGAAGAACAGATTTTAAGtacataggaataaatctaatcATGCAGAGAACTGTGCCAGTTTCCTCCTGGTGGACTGGCCCCTGTAATTCCAGAGACATGTGTCAAACCAGACTAGCTCACAGTCACCATATCTTTAGCAAGCCCTGTGCATCCACTGTGGGGAAAGGTCTTCTGCATGATTCCATGAGCTCTATGAGAAATATCCACCCCAAATGTACCAATACAATCTCTACTAACAGTGAACaatcactgctactgctaagtcacttcagtcgtgtctgactctgtgcgaccccatagacggcagcccaccaggcttccccgtccctgggattctccaggcaagagtactggagtggggtgccgttgccttctccggtgaaCAATCACTTGTCTCAGGTAAATTTGGGGGAACTATCTAACTCTGAATAGGAAACATGTTTCCCTTTCCAAACAGTTACTTTAAGTGTCACTTTGTTGTGTCGTCATGAATCTACTGCTCCCTGGTTATCAGGAGCTAGGTGATAGATAACAGCTAAGAAACCACCCTAGTTTGCTCTGTGTATGCAGTGCAACTTATAGCATCCTATTCTCAGGAAGGGTGAGGTGTTACCCAGAGGACATTGGAAAGGAACTATCTGCTCAGAATGTCTCTTCTATAGGAATTTAAAGATTTCTAGACTGGGAGTCAAAAGTAAACCCTAATCTGTGGCATTGATCTCAAGACCTTTGCACCTTTTGCTGTATTTTTGCCAGAAACGTCCCTACCGCCCACCATCACAATCCTTTTTGCCTTTCTAACTCTCACTTGTCCTTTAAGTCATACTTTACTCACACTTACTCCAGGAAGTTCTCCCTGATTCCCTAACTGCTTGATTCCCCTGTAGGTGCTCGTGATTCCTAGTGATTTCCCATCATTGCATTCATCACAATTTATAATTCTATACTTGTGGGTTCCttaacttcttcctctccaactagactgtaagctcagtgaatgaatgaatgagccatTTCCTTTATTGTTGGACTTCAGCTTCTCTACCTTCAAAATAGGAGACATGGAAATATTATCTCAGAGGGCCTTTTTGATCTGAAAGATTTTAAAGAGATTTGATCAACTCTGATGAGTACTGATTCTCATGGCAAGTCTAAAGATATGATTGAGTCTGGACAAATGCCTTCAAAAGGCAGAAAACCAAGACTGATGAAATCCCAGGagcaagaaagaaggaagggagctATATGTGTGCTCAAAATTGACCACTCAGAGATTCTTCATCATTCCAGGACTCAAGTCTCCAATGAGCTGCTCTTTATGGTTCTAACATGATGGAGATGGAAAATAGTCAATCCCAGGGCAAGTCCCTTCCCATCTCCTCCATGCAGCATTAATGCTTTAACTAGAGAGGATGTATTATGAATAGTAACAGAATTCAGCCAGGGCAAACAggactgaactgatttttttttttaactttacataattgtattagttttgccaaatatcaaaatgaatctgccacaagtatacatgtgttccccatcttgaaccctcttccctcctccctccccataccatccctctgggtcgtcccagtgctctagccccaagcatccagtatcgtgcatcgaacctggactggcaactcgtttcatacatgatattttacatgtttcaatgccattctcccaaatctccccaccctctccctctcccacagagtccataagactgttctatacatcagtgtcttttgctgtctcatacacagggttattgttaccatctttctaaattccatatatatgcgttagtatactgtattggtgtttttctttctggcttacttcactctgtataataggctccagtttcatccacctcattagaactgattcaaatgtattctttttaatagctgagtaatactccattgtgtatatgtaccacagctttcttatccattcatctgctgatggacgtctaggttgcttccatgtcctggctattataaacagtgctgcgatgaacattggggtacatgtgtctctttcccttctggtttcctcagtgtgtatgcccagcagtgggattgctagatcataaggcagttctatttccagttttttaaggaatctccacactgttctccatagtggctgtactagtttgcattcccaccaacagtgtaagagggttcccttttctccacaccctctccagcatttattatttgtagacttttggattgcagccattctgactggtgtgagatggtacttcattgtggttttgatttgcatttctctgataatgagtgatgttgagcatcttttcacgtatttgttagccatctgtatgtcttctttggagaaatgtctatttagttctttggcccattttttgattgggtcatttatttttctggagttgagctgtaggagttgcttgtatatttaaccttaaaagcttctgtacatcaaaggaaactattagcaaggtgaaaagacagccttcagaatgggagaaaataatagcaaatgaagcaactgacaaacaactaatctcaaaaatatacaagcaactcctgatttttttttttaataaacagattTTGTTCAGATGGTGGAGATACTTACACAAAAGCTATAATTATACCTTGGTATTCtaaagttggacttccctggtggctcagatggtaaagtatctgcctaaaatgagggagacctggcttcaatccctgggttgggaagatctcctggagaaggaaatggcaacccactccagtggcaaTCCACTGGATTGGCaatccactcttgcctggaaaatcccatggacagaagagcctggtaggctacagtccatggggtcgcaaagagtcggacacgactgagcgacttcactttcactattctaaagttatacaaatgaactcacaaactatataaatgaatcactggTAAAATGATTTTAATCAGCATAAACAGTTGATCAGGATTATCTGATTGATAATCAACCCCATGTCTCCCTTCACCTTTTGTCATACATAGCTAAAAGGAGTGGAGCAGCAAGACTTCTGAACTTCCTACAGAGTGATGAcaattttcctctcctctttttgtaacctcacttttaaaataaatgcttggGGTTGGGTGGGAATAATTAATAGGTAAATATATACTTTGTTAAACATCTGAAGGGAAATGAAATTAGTCAACAAGAAATAATGCAGCATTTAATATTGGCTAAACAAATTGTTTGGATTCTATTCTGCTATGTTAACCCCTTCAAATTCTGTTGAAACCACGTGTAACATGTATAAATAGTCTGTTTCTTATTCTTCTTCTAGTTGAATAGTTGTGTCACTGTAGCCTAAGAAAGCCAAAATGTAAGTAATGATTAATACAGCcatgcattttcttttcagtGCAAACTACACTCCAAAAGAAGCCTTTTCCTAAAAGGATTGTGCGAGCCATTTGCCAGCTGTTTGATTTAAGGAAACtgttccctggagtagaaaaatTTCTAATGAGAACTGTTGAATGCACCCAGAGAAGTGGCTAATAGGTCTTAATAATCTTTCATTGTTCTTGATTATAGACTGGAATCAAATAATGGAATAACTATCTTGTAATAAGGACAAATGTTTTAAATGGTATGAAATAATCAGAAACTTTAGTAGATTTAATTGAAGGTGAGTTAGAAAGATTAGTTTGATTTATTGCTCTAACCTTAAACACAAGTCTTTCTCTTCTCAGTGTATCTGGATCCTTATTTGTGTCAACACAAGTACAGCATGTGGGTGAGTGGTACCATGAGAAGAATCTCTAGAAGGGACTCCATAATACAGATGAGTGGGCCCacagctataaataaatatttcatgaaaaatttaTTATGCCTTTTGAGTAAACTCAGGACAATAATCAGATTCacaatatatgatttttttttcttttggccacaccacatggcttgcaggatctcagatCCCTGACcctggccacagcagtgaaagcccaagAATCCTAACCACAAGGCCACTAGGGAACTCCCAGAATCACAATATATAATTTACTGAGTATCATTTGCCAGCCAGTGAGTTAAGAACTCTACCTGCattgttttcttttactcttaTATTCCTAGGAAGCCCTTATTCTTATATAAATAACATCTTATcatctttagttccttctcattTATTcctaataatttcacaatatttcCCCCTATTTCTTTCCAAGTTCTAGATGACTGCAAAAGGTCAAATCTGATGGAAGCTTAGTCCCCTAATTTCTGAAGACAAAGGAATATGTAAAGAACACCAATATATTCAAGATGGCCAGGTTTATTAATCATCCATGCAGATACTTCAGGGCAGTGCAGCGTGGAGAGCTACCTGACTTTGAGGAGCATATCTGTCTTTAGGATATTGATTTGTTGAACTTTGGAGGCAACTTTTAATGTTCCTTTCTTCCaagtcttatttaattttaaataccttctctaaaatattttgtaaaaacagCATCTAGCCCAGGAAGGTCACTGATTCTTATAGAAGTCTAAGTCTGTTCCATTGTTCCACAGACCACACTAATTTTTTTTAGCTGGAACTGAAATATGTCTCCTTATAGCTCAATCAATTGATCCTAATATACACAGGTTATAAAATGGGTTGAATTTTCCTCACATTGATGGCCTCCTCAGTTTGTCAGGACTTTCCACACAGTGAAGAGGCAACTCCAACTCAATCTGATTAAATACAAGATGGAACATAGACCTGAAACATCTAGAGGGAGAGCTGGCTCTTGGGGAAGATTAATCTAGTAAGACACACAGTGACAGCAAGGATCtagctttatttctgtttctttgctcttCTGTCTGTGGTGTTGGTTTCAACCTCGAAATCTGCATAGCAGCCCATTGGTGGCTCCAAGCACATTCCTCATggtgaggaggaaaaaaacaaacaagcaaacaacgcTCCCTGGCAGTTCCAATAAAAGAGTAAGAAAGTATCTGAAATCTCATTGGTCTCAATCATCCAACCACTCTGACTGAAGGATGACAGCTAAATTATACAGGGACTAAACATAGttctgggattttcctggtggctcagtggtaaagaacctatctaccaatgcaggagacatgggtcttaTCCCTGGAGAAATGGtcacccaattcagtattcttgctgggaaatcccatggacagaggagcctggcaggctacagtctatggggttgcaaaagggtctaacatgactgagcaacaacaacaacaaaaacaaatctgtATCTGGAGATGGGATCATTCAGATTCCTATTAATGACTATGAACTGGAGAATGAATAAATTCCCTAAAGGAAAATCAGGGCACTATTTTTAAGAGAAGGGAGAATAAGCACTATACTATCTTCTAGATATTTGATAGTAGTTTATTATGAGTCCTTAAAGCTTCTTTTATCTGGCTGAACATCCCCACAAACTTGAAatacataaagagaaaaaaaaattcacaactaGACGAATGATGTAGATCTTCAGTGCTATTGAATTTCAGAGGAAGAAGGTGATAATGGTCTACAGTTGCCATAAAAGCCTCCAAGGAGTAGGTGGCACTTAACTGGTTGAGAGAGGCTGTATGTACAGGAAAtgttaatatttgaaattatcaGATGCTACTTTACAGATCACCATATCTGCCAGTAAggagaaattattttaacatcTAAATTCAGAAACATATGAACCTTTATGGATAGTATTTGTAAaatagagttttccaaattgtgcTTCTCAAGATGGTACCAGGTATTCCACTGAAAAGGGTTGGGAAGGGTATTTTTTAGTCTAAGAAACATTATCCCCTGAGAGGATAGGAGATGTGGGATGTGGAAGGTGGAGGTGGAGGAAAGATGATACACTGTCTCCCATGAAGATGAGTTATACTCATTAGCATTTGAGGCTCAAAGAAGATCCATAATAAAGACTATAAAGATCATGAAGCAGAAATAAtacctgtttctgttttctactgCCTATCCATCTCATAGATgtctaataattatataataaatgaatgaatcaatggaaAAGCC
The DNA window shown above is from Bos indicus x Bos taurus breed Angus x Brahman F1 hybrid chromosome 7, Bos_hybrid_MaternalHap_v2.0, whole genome shotgun sequence and carries:
- the NMUR2 gene encoding neuromedin-U receptor 2 isoform X2, which encodes MEKHENVSWMYQQELKDPFKKYLNNTDDYLALLCGPRRSHLFLPVTAVYALIFVVGVVGNLLVCLVILRHQTMKTPTNYYLFSLAVSDLLVLLLGMPLEVYEMWRNYPFLFGPVGCYFKTALFETVCFASILSVTTVSVERYVAVLHPFRAKLKSTRGRALRILGIVWGLSVLFSLPNTSIHGIKLHYFPNGSIIPGSATCTVIKPMWIYNFIIQVTSLLFYILPMTVISVLYYLMGLKLKKDQHLEADKVTANIQRPSRKSVTKMLFVLVLVFAICWAPFHIDRLFFSFVEEWTEPLAAVFNLIHVVSGVFFYLSSAVNPIIYNLLSHRFQAAFRTVIPPSCQQQHSHNHSPGPSMQRNIFLTECHLVELTEDVAPQFPRQLSVLSSQLPTALCTGQVPRKELAKS
- the NMUR2 gene encoding neuromedin-U receptor 2 isoform X1; amino-acid sequence: MEKHENVSWMYQQELKDPFKKYLNNTDDYLALLCGPRRSHLFLPVTAVYALIFVVGVVGNLLVCLVILRHQTMKTPTNYYLFSLAVSDLLVLLLGMPLEVYEMWRNYPFLFGPVGCYFKTALFETVCFASILSVTTVSVERYVAVLHPFRAKLKSTRGRALRILGIVWGLSVLFSLPNTSIHGIKLHYFPNGSIIPGSATCTVIKPMWIYNFIIQVTSLLFYILPMTVISVLYYLMGLKLKKDQHLEADKVTANIQRPSRKSVTKMLCVFFYLSSAVNPIIYNLLSHRFQAAFRTVIPPSCQQQHSHNHSPGPSMQRNIFLTECHLVELTEDVAPQFPRQLSVLSSQLPTALCTGQVPRKELAKS